In Pirellulales bacterium, a genomic segment contains:
- a CDS encoding ECF-type sigma factor, producing MSDVTQLIQAFDRGDPRASAELLPLVYSELRKLAAQKLAQEKPGQTLQSTALVHEAYLRLVDGQEVQHWNSRGHFFAAAAEAMRRIMVESARRKQRIKHGGELRRIPLEIVGPAKYEAPDELLRIDEAISKLAGEDPAASELIKLRYFAGLSVEEAAAALGISRSCAYEHWIYARAWLHREVYGDSKNS from the coding sequence ATGTCCGATGTGACTCAACTTATCCAGGCCTTTGACAGAGGCGATCCGCGTGCAAGCGCGGAATTGCTACCCTTGGTATATTCCGAGCTTCGCAAGTTGGCTGCACAAAAACTTGCCCAGGAAAAGCCTGGACAAACGCTTCAGTCCACGGCGCTGGTGCATGAGGCTTACCTCCGGTTAGTAGATGGACAAGAGGTTCAACACTGGAACAGTCGCGGTCATTTTTTCGCAGCCGCGGCTGAAGCAATGCGGCGGATTATGGTCGAAAGCGCCAGGCGCAAGCAGCGCATCAAGCATGGCGGTGAACTGCGCCGGATACCGCTGGAAATCGTGGGGCCGGCAAAATACGAAGCACCCGACGAATTGCTGCGGATTGACGAAGCGATTTCCAAGCTTGCAGGCGAGGACCCTGCTGCATCCGAACTGATCAAACTCCGGTATTTTGCTGGATTGTCGGTAGAAGAGGCTGCCGCCGCGCTGGGAATCTCTCGTTCCTGTGCCTATGAACATTGGATTTACGCTCGAGCTTGGCTGCATCGTGAGGTTTATGGCGATTCAAAAAATTCCTGA